In one Lolium rigidum isolate FL_2022 chromosome 3, APGP_CSIRO_Lrig_0.1, whole genome shotgun sequence genomic region, the following are encoded:
- the LOC124701563 gene encoding uncharacterized protein LOC124701563 — protein MLDEDCTEAFRKIFSPSCRPPPLPSPDTAPAPWVLIEPLAYVADQTNATTAEASTSTGLTLRVTVCLTDPLGVSYVCVHCPDLNDTDYASRPSVVCSEKDFLLLSVLFLHAPQGREYFVYKAGPGRPSLRLIPGPYPLVLTASDFGLLPRDDGDHFVLAALCYSLTPWVYDLHVFSSRTWAWSTKLTQTEISSDVRTGVSIIIASKVIQLGGGTLGWVDLWRGIAFCNVLDEIPVLRFITLPMLMPGNKDGVKPAPWPLRNVAYSNGLIKFIEVEKHERPDVDETSYDDMDTLCESDCLTKPKEIGWRAMTWYTTTSWDHWRKGCVAYDEEISVDYPRLSKMLPHVRDNVTKELTLKDLLASYPVLSLTCHCDDIVYMLCKLKSCSPKSWLITVDLKEKVLVDLAPFSLEGYFSSAHPSELSSYLKTALATEGT, from the exons aTGTTGGATGAGGACTGCACAGAAGCCTTCCGCAAGATCTTCTCGCCCTCCTGCCGGCCCCCGCCGCTCCCGAGCCCCGACACCGCTCCCGCCCCCTGGGTGCTCATCGAGCCGCTGGCGTACGTCGCTGACCAGACGAACGCCACCACCGCGGAGGCGTCCACGAGCACCGGCCTCACGCTCCGGGTCACCGTCTGCCTCACCGACCCGCTGGGCGTCTCCTACGTGTGCGTCCACTGCCCCGACCTCAACGACACCGACTACGCCAGCAGGCCCAGCGTCGTCTGCTCGGAGAaggacttcctcctcctctcggtcCTCTTCCTACACGCTCCCCAAGGACGTGAGTACTTCGTCTACAAGGCCGGCCCCGGGCGGCCGTCGCTCCGGCTGATCCCAGGTCCCTATCCGCTCGTCCTCACTGCCTCGGATTTCGGCCTCCTACCTCGAGACGACGGCGACCATTTCGTCCTGGCCGCCCTCTGCTATTCACTGACCCCTTGGGTCTATGATCTCCATGTCTTCTCGTCCAGGACCTGGGCTTGGAGCACTAAGCTGACGCAGACGGAGATATCGTCGGATGTCCGAACGGGGGTGTCGATTATCATAGCATCCAAGGTGATTCAGCTTGGGGGTGGCACGCTTGGATGGGTTGATCTCTGGAGGGGGATAGCCTTCTGCAACGTGCTCGATGAAATTCCTgttctgaggttcatcacattgcctATGCTGATGCCTGGCAACAAGGACGGCGTGAAACCTGCCCCGTGGCCACTCCGGAATGTTGCCTACAGCAATGGGTTGATCAAGTTTATCGAGGTAGAAAAACATGAAAGACCAGATGTTGACGAAACATCGTATGATGACATGGATACACTCTGCGAGTCAGACTGCTTGACCAAGCCCAAAGAAATTGGTTGGAGGGCCATGACATGGTACACAACGACTTCTTGGGACCATTGGCGCAAGGGGTGCGTGGCTTATGATGAGGAAATCTCGGTTGACTACCCAAGATTGTCTAAGATGTTGCCTCATGTGAGGGACAATGTTACCAAGGAGTTGACACTGAAGGACCTGCTAGCATCTTACCCTGTCCTGAGCTTGACCTGTCATTGTGATGATATTGTATACATGTTGTGTAAACTAAAATCTTGCAGCCCAAAGTCATGGTTGATCACTGTTGACCTGAAAGAGAAGGTATTGGTCGATTTGGCACCATTTTCTCTGGAAGGATATTTCAGCTCAGCGCACCCTTCTGAATTGTCCAGTTATCTGAAGACAGCTCTag CAACAGAAGGTACTTGA
- the LOC124694801 gene encoding uncharacterized protein LOC124694801, whose protein sequence is MFDFDTEAIHKIFSPSVRPPPLPSPAAAPAWVLLEPVAYIADHTNATTAEASSSTGHTVRVTVCVTDPLGVSYICFHCPGLKDSDFCDRPTVVCSDKDFLILSVVFMFGPHAKQGLNEYFIYKAGPGRPALRLLPGPYPRGFRGSGIALMPRDDGAHFVLAALDYTFQFDDRWVYDLHIFSSRTWTWTRKVPQVEVSSEVRSGVSIITPSKVIQLGGGTVGFVDLMKGIAVCNVLDEMPVLRFIPVPQLMPGHMEGSKSCWQVRNVSYSNGMIKFVEIEKHERHDPDERTLDDMDTLYDSDCLPKPKVIGWRAMTWYRMISWDHWRKGSMVYDKEISVDSERYSMLFPEPTDNNARELTLKNLLASFPVLTLTCDCDDIVYMLCVTKSEDKESWLISVDLKKKILVELAPFSLKGYFAPAQPSELSSYLNRAPGLGCLSRR, encoded by the exons aTGTTCGATTTTGATACAGAAGCCATCCACAAGATCTTCTCCCCCTCAGTCCGGCCCCCGCCGCTCCcgagccccgccgccgcgcccgcctggGTCCTCCTCGAGCCGGTGGCGTACATCGCCGACCACACCAACGCCACCACGGCGGAGGCCTCCTCGAGCACGGGCCACACCGTCCGGGTCACCGTCTGCGTCACCGACCCGCTGGGCGTCTCCTACATCTGCTTCCACTGCCCCGGCCTCAAGGACTCCGACTTCTGCGACAGGCCCACCGTCGTCTGCTCCGACAAGgacttcctcatcctctccgtcgTCTTCATGTTCGGTCCCCACGCCAAGCAGGGCCTCAATGAGTACTTCATATACAAGGCCGGCCCGGGGCGGCCGGCCCTCCGCCTGCTCCCAGGTCCCTATCCGCGCGGCTTCAGGGGGTCCGGCATCGCCCTCATGCCCCGCGACGACGGCGCGCATTTTGTCCTGGCCGCCCTGGACTACACATTCCAGTTCGACGATCGTTGGGTTTATGATCTCCATATATTCTCGTCCAGGACCTGGACATGGACCCGTAAGGTCCCGCAAGTGGAGGTATCGTCTGAAGTCAGGAGTGGGGTGTCCATCATTACACCTTCCAAGGTGATTCAGCTCGGAGGTGGCACGGTGGGATTCGTTGATCTTATGAAGGGGATTGCGGTctgcaacgtgctcgacgaaatgcccgTGCTGCGCTTCATCCCAGTGCCCCAGCTGATGCCTGGCCACATGGAGGGCTCCAAGTCATGTTGGCAGGTGCGCAATGTCTCCTACAGCAATGGTATGATCAAATTTGTCGAGATAGAGAAACATGAGAGACATGATCCTGATGAAAGGACGTTGGATGACATGGATACGCTCTACGACTCAGACTGCTTGCCCAAGCCCAAAGTAATTGGCTGGAGGGCCATGACATGGTATAGAATGATTTCCTGGGACCATTGGCGCAAAGGGAGCATGGTTTATGACAAGGAAATCTCGGTTGACTCCGAAAGATATTCTATGTTGTTCCCTGAGCCTACAGACAATAATGCCAGAGAGCTGACACTCAAGAACCTGCTAGCATCTTTCCCTGTCCTGACCTTGACCTGTGATTGTGATGATATTGTTTACATGTTGTGTGTAACAAAATCTGAAGACAAAGAGTCATGGCTGATCAGTGTTGACCTGAAAAAGAAGATATTGGTCGAATTGGCACCATTTTCTCTCAAAGGATACTTCGCCCCGGCCCAACCTTCTGAATTGTCCAGTTACCTGAACAGAGCTCCAG GTCTTGGTTGTCTGTCAAGGCGTTGA